The Rhodocytophaga rosea genome has a segment encoding these proteins:
- a CDS encoding IS630 family transposase, with the protein MDYRWKRFRKWVKPLQNKQAYEQKRKALYTLLYLAQTGRIELYFGDESGFCLTPCVPYGWIKKGKHAPILSQKGARINVFGLLSTDNKLLTYQKGGSLNADFIIQCVDAFSASITKPTVIVLDNASLHTGGRWEIKKEEWEQKGLYIFFLPTYSPHLNRIERFWKQVKYYWLKAEDYLSIDALREALQTIFTGFENYFTLNFKELVVDENLILNFE; encoded by the coding sequence ATTGATTACAGATGGAAACGCTTCCGTAAGTGGGTAAAACCCCTGCAAAATAAGCAAGCATATGAGCAGAAACGCAAAGCTCTATATACCTTGCTTTACTTAGCACAGACAGGTAGGATAGAATTATACTTTGGAGATGAATCAGGATTTTGCCTTACTCCTTGTGTACCTTATGGATGGATAAAAAAAGGTAAACATGCTCCTATCTTGTCTCAAAAAGGGGCAAGAATAAATGTTTTTGGCTTGTTAAGTACAGATAATAAGTTGCTTACTTATCAAAAAGGTGGAAGTTTGAATGCTGACTTTATTATTCAATGTGTAGATGCTTTCTCAGCATCTATCACCAAGCCTACTGTCATAGTCCTGGATAATGCTTCTTTGCATACGGGTGGCAGATGGGAAATCAAAAAAGAAGAATGGGAGCAAAAAGGCTTGTATATCTTTTTTCTACCCACCTATAGCCCTCATCTCAATAGGATCGAGCGCTTTTGGAAGCAGGTCAAATACTATTGGCTGAAAGCAGAAGATTATTTGTCTATAGATGCTCTCAGGGAGGCACTACAGACCATCTTCACAGGCTTTGAAAACTACTTCACACTTAATTTCAAAGAACTTGTAGTAGATGAAAATCTTATACTTAATTTTGAATGA
- a CDS encoding amidohydrolase family protein, translating to MKILSILFILFLSLQVLAQPPSPAKKQSKRITLTGGTVHIGNGQVIQNAVITFENGKITSVSETSGATVDGSAGEVINIAGKHVYPGIIAPNTRLGLDEVSAVRATNDFREVGSINPNVRSLVAYNSDSELIPTTRSNGVLLAQVVPQGGIVSGTSSVVQLDAWNWEDAAYRANDGIHLNWPAMFAQGGESEPIKKNEQRVKVLDELNRIFADALTYSRLKKPSPVNLKLESMQGLFDGSKNLYIHAGYGKEIIEGIGFAKGHGVKKVVIVGGEDAWMAIDYLKDNNVPVLLSSLHRLPTRTEDDVDLPFKLPAMLTQAGVLVGLTYDQGPMQIRNLPFLAGQTAGYGLSKEEALKLITSNNAKILGIESTIGTLEKGKDATLVVSNGDLLDMRSNQVTHAFIQGRQIILDDKHKRLYKRFNDKYSE from the coding sequence ATGAAAATCTTATCCATCTTATTTATATTATTTCTCTCACTTCAGGTGTTGGCTCAGCCGCCATCTCCTGCCAAGAAGCAATCCAAGCGAATCACATTAACAGGTGGCACTGTTCATATTGGCAATGGCCAGGTAATTCAAAATGCGGTAATTACGTTTGAAAACGGAAAAATTACCAGTGTATCTGAAACTTCCGGTGCTACGGTTGATGGGTCAGCAGGCGAAGTAATTAACATTGCTGGCAAACATGTGTATCCGGGAATTATTGCCCCCAACACCAGGCTGGGTTTAGATGAAGTAAGCGCCGTTCGAGCGACCAACGATTTCAGGGAGGTTGGTTCTATCAATCCGAATGTGCGGTCATTGGTTGCATATAACTCAGATTCTGAACTCATCCCAACTACCCGTTCTAATGGAGTATTACTGGCACAGGTGGTGCCGCAGGGCGGAATTGTATCTGGTACTTCTTCGGTGGTGCAACTAGATGCCTGGAACTGGGAAGATGCCGCTTATAGAGCCAATGATGGTATTCACCTGAACTGGCCTGCTATGTTTGCACAGGGGGGAGAGTCAGAACCTATCAAAAAGAATGAACAACGCGTGAAAGTGCTGGATGAACTCAACCGTATCTTTGCAGATGCCCTTACCTATAGCCGACTGAAAAAACCTTCTCCGGTTAATTTGAAATTAGAATCTATGCAGGGTTTATTTGATGGAAGCAAAAATCTCTACATCCATGCCGGATATGGAAAAGAAATTATTGAGGGAATTGGGTTTGCCAAAGGACATGGGGTGAAAAAGGTGGTGATTGTAGGCGGAGAAGATGCCTGGATGGCTATTGATTATCTGAAAGATAATAATGTACCTGTTTTGCTTTCTTCCTTGCACCGCTTACCCACCCGGACGGAAGATGATGTAGATTTGCCGTTTAAATTACCAGCTATGCTCACACAGGCTGGCGTATTGGTTGGACTTACTTATGACCAGGGCCCCATGCAAATCCGGAACCTGCCCTTTCTGGCCGGACAAACTGCCGGATATGGGTTAAGCAAAGAAGAAGCGTTGAAACTAATAACTTCAAACAATGCAAAAATACTGGGTATAGAATCTACTATAGGAACCCTGGAAAAAGGTAAGGATGCCACATTGGTTGTATCAAATGGAGATTTGCTGGATATGCGTTCTAATCAGGTGACCCATGCGTTTATTCAGGGAAGACAAATCATTCTAGACGATAAACATAAACGGCTTTACAAACGATTTAATGATAAATATTCCGAATAA
- a CDS encoding RNA polymerase sigma factor, translating into METLVYQDVNRHIVERCKAGDKKAQYELYKLYSKAMFNVAMRITNDYAEAEDVLQESFLNAFQNIHNFRGDSTFGSWLKTIVVNKAIGLVKKRRLSLIAIDDRDYAETTESADNEDMQYQVASVRKAIQKLPDGYRAVLSLYLLEGYDHGEIAEILQITEATSKSQYSRARKKLLELIKNEHN; encoded by the coding sequence TTGGAAACCTTAGTATACCAGGATGTTAACCGGCACATTGTGGAACGATGTAAAGCCGGCGATAAAAAAGCCCAGTACGAACTGTATAAGTTGTATTCCAAAGCCATGTTTAACGTGGCGATGCGCATTACCAACGATTATGCAGAAGCGGAAGATGTATTGCAGGAATCTTTTCTGAATGCTTTTCAGAACATACACAATTTCAGAGGAGATTCAACTTTCGGAAGCTGGCTCAAAACCATTGTGGTGAATAAGGCAATTGGCCTGGTTAAGAAAAGGAGGCTGTCCCTGATTGCAATTGATGACCGGGATTATGCTGAAACCACTGAATCTGCGGATAATGAGGATATGCAGTACCAGGTAGCTTCTGTCCGGAAAGCGATACAAAAACTGCCGGATGGTTACAGGGCCGTATTATCGCTGTACTTGCTGGAGGGCTATGATCATGGCGAAATCGCAGAAATATTGCAGATCACAGAAGCAACTTCCAAATCGCAGTACAGCCGGGCCAGAAAAAAATTACTCGAACTCATAAAAAATGAACATAACTAA
- a CDS encoding helix-turn-helix domain-containing protein, translating to MRYIKNITDKQRQDLEEIHKESKSYQERNRCQSILLSNQGYQVQALASIFKVSELSIYKWFDHFEKKGVEGLKNQKGKGRKPILTTSNATHVKVVENSIDKEKQRLKVAKQEIEAKLGTAMSEMTLKRFLKKLITDGNASVSG from the coding sequence ATGCGCTATATCAAAAATATTACAGACAAGCAAAGGCAAGACTTGGAAGAGATCCACAAAGAGAGCAAAAGCTATCAGGAGCGTAACCGTTGCCAATCTATATTACTATCCAATCAAGGCTATCAGGTACAAGCCCTAGCAAGTATTTTCAAAGTAAGTGAACTAAGTATCTACAAGTGGTTTGACCACTTTGAAAAAAAGGGTGTGGAAGGGTTAAAGAATCAAAAAGGGAAAGGCAGAAAACCTATCCTTACCACCAGTAATGCTACTCATGTGAAAGTAGTTGAAAATAGTATAGACAAAGAAAAGCAAAGACTCAAAGTAGCTAAACAGGAAATAGAAGCAAAGTTAGGCACTGCTATGAGCGAAATGACCTTGAAGCGGTTTTTAAAAAAATTGATTACAGATGGAAACGCTTCCGTAAGTGGGTAA
- a CDS encoding sensor histidine kinase — translation MSHLFSRRLLAFASILITILLALNIFFTYRNSQEIENNRLLQEQTEEIKAALTKIAIDVIHNLDLGVRSYALFEDERYLYPYQVALNERQKVLSKLEKMLSQQNYPLTEFYRLRDSINFYTDLNRNFKRLVDNRQLTEFKQLADRDQGYHLWLQYERFSGHVHTFEDQIHSRATYQYEQALRNNYLIQLSLFLICIPTLLFTTFYTSRAFTLEAKLKDAESERVQLLFAQNEELEKKVLERTNEIQEKNQALNEKNMEIAAQNEELLQQQQSIASQRDMLSQQNQKLSEAQAIILTQNERLATEVEKKTKEIIAYNQQLEQFAFAAAHNLRSPVARILGLGEVLRLVSGKEEEKDIINHILSSVTTLDRVIKDLNVILEIKSNINAQLSKVDFNEEIKFIQANLEKEMMDAQCEITTSFEEAPSVVSVKAYVDSILFNLLSNALKYRSAERQLQLKLRTFNTEDFICLEIADNGIGIDLQTYGKDVFSLYKRFNTHTEGKGLGLYLVKMQATALGGRAEVSSIPNQGTTFRIYFKNHSVPSQI, via the coding sequence ATGAGCCACCTATTTAGCAGAAGGCTACTTGCCTTTGCTTCGATACTCATTACCATTTTACTGGCACTGAATATTTTTTTTACCTATCGCAATAGTCAGGAAATTGAAAATAACCGGCTCCTGCAGGAGCAAACCGAAGAGATAAAAGCAGCATTGACTAAGATAGCCATTGATGTAATTCATAACCTGGATCTGGGCGTCAGAAGCTATGCACTCTTTGAAGATGAGCGCTATTTGTATCCATATCAGGTAGCGCTTAACGAACGGCAAAAAGTACTTTCTAAATTAGAAAAAATGCTGTCTCAGCAAAATTATCCGCTCACTGAGTTTTACCGCCTAAGAGATTCTATTAATTTTTATACCGATCTGAACCGGAATTTTAAAAGACTGGTAGACAACAGGCAATTAACTGAATTCAAGCAACTGGCTGACCGGGATCAGGGATACCATTTATGGCTGCAATATGAGCGGTTTTCGGGCCATGTTCATACCTTTGAGGACCAGATCCATAGCCGGGCTACCTATCAATATGAGCAAGCTTTACGTAATAACTATCTCATTCAGCTTAGCCTATTTCTTATTTGTATTCCTACCTTGTTGTTTACCACCTTTTATACCAGCAGAGCCTTCACGCTGGAAGCTAAACTGAAAGATGCTGAGTCGGAAAGAGTACAGCTTTTATTTGCCCAGAATGAAGAACTGGAAAAAAAAGTGCTGGAACGCACCAATGAAATTCAGGAGAAAAACCAGGCACTAAATGAAAAGAATATGGAGATAGCTGCCCAGAATGAAGAACTTCTCCAGCAGCAACAGAGCATAGCGTCTCAGCGTGACATGCTATCCCAGCAGAACCAGAAACTAAGCGAGGCGCAGGCAATCATTCTAACTCAAAACGAAAGACTGGCCACGGAAGTTGAGAAAAAAACAAAAGAGATCATTGCTTACAATCAGCAGTTAGAACAATTTGCTTTTGCGGCGGCTCATAATTTACGGTCGCCGGTTGCCCGGATTTTAGGATTAGGAGAAGTATTGCGCCTGGTGTCGGGGAAGGAAGAAGAAAAAGACATTATTAACCATATTCTTTCTTCCGTAACTACTTTAGACAGGGTTATCAAGGATTTGAATGTAATTCTGGAGATAAAAAGTAATATTAATGCGCAACTTTCTAAGGTGGATTTCAACGAAGAAATTAAGTTTATCCAGGCCAATCTTGAGAAGGAAATGATGGATGCTCAGTGTGAAATTACAACTTCATTTGAGGAGGCTCCTTCCGTGGTTAGCGTAAAAGCCTATGTAGATAGCATCCTTTTTAATCTGCTGAGTAATGCGCTGAAATACAGGTCTGCTGAACGGCAACTCCAGCTTAAGTTACGTACCTTCAATACCGAGGATTTTATATGCCTGGAAATAGCCGATAATGGAATTGGAATTGATCTGCAAACCTATGGCAAGGATGTATTTTCACTGTACAAACGATTTAATACGCATACTGAAGGTAAAGGACTTGGTTTATACCTGGTAAAAATGCAGGCTACTGCCTTAGGAGGACGGGCTGAAGTAAGTAGTATTCCTAACCAGGGCACCACTTTCAGAATATATTTTAAAAACCATTCGGTTCCATCCCAAATTTAG
- a CDS encoding SusC/RagA family TonB-linked outer membrane protein, whose translation MFKPITPLKNRRVGSKTWRLSKAGLIACALIPGMIYSTANTEAKASASSLIAAPAGIAIVDKVIFKADIPVRGTVKDDNGDPIPGVNVLLKGTTTGTTTDVNGGYSLNIPDNAGSNGVLVFSYIGFTTEEVSIGGRTTIDISMVPDVQSLSEVVVIGYGTAQKSDLTGSVSSIKAETLQERPAPSLNQALAGRMAGVQVNTNSGRPGGRTTVRVRGFSSINSSNNPLYVVDGVMLPQGNQNQFSNAIDYINPNDIVSVEVLKDASSTAIYGARGANGVILVTTRKGRSGEGRVTYDADFSVPTLGPNAPKVLNAQEYLAVEDLAYQNMAKYDPKGWAEGKWAFRDPALARKDPRIFDANGQPLFDTNWMREATQNKLSQNHQLGFSGGNERTTYALSLGYRDDQGFVKTSYLKRYSGRFSIDDQVKKWLKIGGTLSYTYQNENLVDVNDAVSRQIVEDFPFMPVRYEDGTFANNRDYPNAEGTMSSVHRLYGRKYILNTQTSIGSLYSNITFFPGLEMRTVLGANILTQENNQSQTRTLAINEQGTASTFNKREMFWSLENYLTYTKRFADIHSLTALLGISWQRTNYFDMDARVRGFATDYFIFNNLDAGATNPQVFSEASQNSFNSYFGRINYGLMDKYLVTFTGRADGSSKFGKNNKFAFFPSAALAWRVSEEEFLKGSNVISNLKLRTSYGLTGNSEIPAYNSLGTLSSTYAAVYGDTRVGGTGLNRLANPDLRWEKTAQTDVGLELGLFKGRINLEVDLYYRKTTDMLLDAPVPRTSGYATIRKNVGSMENKGLEFALNTINVQAGDFSWNTNFNISLNRNKVLTLATPADIFGVGGPNFTNQTSVIRVGEPVGSFWGLTRLGIWGTAEADEAAKYTSYRNNLTILPGDVKYLDVNGDYIISDADRKIIGNGTPKAWGAMTNTFRYKNLDLTVELQFNYGNDVLDLTRHASEDRQALANSYKTVLNAWTPTNQNTMIAEVRDTRAGYVTNVDSWWVKDGSFIRGRNILLGYSFPEAVYSKLKLSRLRIYASAQNAFLIVNKDLIGDPEVTPTNQGNDSSAFSQGIKWHEYPRPRIFTAGINIGI comes from the coding sequence ATGTTTAAACCCATTACTCCCCTAAAAAACAGGCGTGTAGGAAGTAAAACATGGAGACTGAGCAAAGCAGGCTTAATAGCTTGTGCACTTATTCCTGGCATGATTTACTCCACTGCTAACACCGAAGCTAAAGCTTCCGCTAGTTCCCTGATAGCTGCTCCAGCCGGAATTGCCATTGTTGACAAAGTTATCTTTAAAGCAGATATCCCAGTGAGAGGTACAGTAAAAGATGATAACGGCGATCCTATACCAGGGGTAAACGTTTTGTTAAAAGGAACTACTACAGGAACGACCACTGACGTTAATGGTGGGTACTCCCTGAATATACCAGATAATGCCGGCAGCAATGGAGTACTGGTATTCTCTTATATTGGTTTTACTACCGAAGAAGTATCGATAGGTGGCCGCACTACCATTGATATTAGCATGGTGCCAGATGTTCAATCGTTGAGTGAAGTAGTAGTAATCGGATATGGTACAGCGCAAAAATCTGACTTAACCGGTTCAGTTTCATCCATAAAAGCAGAAACTTTGCAGGAACGCCCAGCTCCATCGCTTAATCAGGCTTTAGCCGGTAGAATGGCTGGTGTACAAGTAAATACAAACTCCGGCCGCCCAGGTGGTAGAACTACAGTTCGGGTGCGTGGGTTCAGCTCTATCAACTCCTCCAATAATCCTTTGTATGTGGTAGATGGCGTAATGTTACCTCAAGGCAATCAGAATCAGTTCAGTAATGCCATAGATTATATTAATCCCAATGATATTGTTTCGGTTGAAGTATTAAAAGATGCTTCCTCTACAGCTATTTATGGGGCAAGAGGTGCAAATGGCGTTATTCTGGTTACGACCAGAAAGGGCAGATCAGGTGAAGGAAGAGTAACCTATGATGCAGATTTTAGTGTGCCAACGCTTGGTCCTAATGCACCAAAAGTACTTAATGCACAGGAATATTTAGCTGTAGAAGATCTGGCTTACCAGAACATGGCAAAATATGATCCTAAAGGATGGGCAGAAGGCAAATGGGCATTCAGAGATCCCGCACTTGCCAGAAAAGATCCACGGATTTTTGATGCCAATGGCCAGCCATTGTTTGATACGAACTGGATGAGAGAAGCCACACAAAATAAACTGTCTCAGAATCACCAGTTAGGCTTTAGTGGTGGTAATGAACGTACGACTTATGCTCTTTCACTGGGTTACCGGGATGACCAGGGGTTTGTAAAAACTTCCTATCTGAAACGCTATTCAGGAAGATTCTCTATTGATGACCAGGTTAAAAAATGGTTAAAGATAGGTGGAACCTTGAGTTATACCTACCAAAACGAAAACCTGGTGGATGTGAATGACGCAGTTTCCCGGCAGATTGTGGAAGATTTTCCTTTTATGCCTGTCAGATACGAAGATGGCACTTTTGCCAATAACCGGGATTATCCGAATGCAGAAGGCACCATGAGTTCTGTACACCGGTTATATGGCCGTAAATACATCTTAAATACGCAAACCAGTATAGGAAGTCTTTATTCTAATATTACTTTCTTTCCAGGTTTAGAAATGCGTACAGTATTGGGTGCTAATATCCTGACACAGGAAAATAACCAATCCCAAACCCGTACATTAGCTATTAATGAACAAGGTACAGCCTCTACTTTTAACAAACGTGAAATGTTCTGGTCTTTAGAAAACTATTTGACCTATACAAAACGCTTTGCTGACATTCATTCACTTACTGCTTTGTTAGGTATTTCCTGGCAGAGGACAAATTATTTTGACATGGATGCCAGAGTACGCGGATTTGCAACAGATTATTTTATTTTTAATAATTTAGATGCTGGCGCCACTAACCCTCAGGTTTTTTCTGAGGCTTCCCAGAATTCATTTAATTCTTATTTTGGAAGGATCAACTATGGCTTGATGGATAAATACTTAGTAACCTTTACTGGCCGTGCCGACGGTTCTTCTAAATTTGGAAAAAATAACAAATTTGCCTTCTTCCCATCTGCCGCCCTGGCCTGGAGAGTTTCTGAAGAAGAATTTTTAAAAGGTAGCAATGTTATCTCCAATTTGAAGCTGCGCACCAGCTATGGGTTAACCGGTAACTCTGAAATACCTGCTTATAACTCTTTAGGCACATTAAGTTCAACCTATGCTGCGGTATATGGAGATACAAGGGTAGGAGGCACTGGTTTGAACAGATTAGCTAACCCTGACCTGAGATGGGAAAAAACCGCTCAAACAGATGTTGGCCTGGAACTGGGCTTATTCAAAGGCAGAATAAACTTGGAAGTAGATCTTTACTACAGAAAAACAACTGATATGCTGCTGGATGCACCTGTTCCACGTACCAGTGGTTATGCTACCATCAGAAAGAATGTGGGTTCAATGGAAAATAAAGGGTTAGAATTTGCTCTGAATACCATAAACGTTCAAGCCGGAGATTTTTCATGGAATACCAATTTCAATATTTCTCTGAATAGGAATAAAGTGCTTACATTGGCTACACCTGCTGATATTTTTGGTGTAGGCGGTCCTAATTTTACCAATCAAACCAGTGTTATTCGGGTTGGAGAGCCAGTAGGTTCTTTCTGGGGACTGACACGTCTGGGCATCTGGGGTACTGCTGAAGCGGATGAAGCGGCTAAATATACCAGTTACCGCAATAACCTGACCATTTTGCCTGGTGATGTTAAATACCTGGATGTAAATGGCGATTACATCATCTCTGATGCTGACCGGAAGATTATAGGCAACGGTACGCCTAAGGCCTGGGGAGCCATGACCAACACGTTCCGCTATAAAAACCTGGATCTGACTGTTGAACTTCAATTTAACTATGGTAACGATGTGTTAGACTTAACCAGACATGCCAGTGAAGACCGTCAGGCACTTGCCAACAGTTACAAAACGGTATTGAACGCCTGGACACCTACCAACCAGAATACGATGATTGCCGAAGTTCGTGATACACGGGCTGGCTATGTAACCAATGTGGATAGCTGGTGGGTGAAAGATGGCTCCTTTATCCGGGGCAGAAATATATTATTAGGATATAGTTTCCCTGAAGCCGTTTATTCTAAATTAAAATTGAGCAGGCTTAGGATTTATGCTTCCGCTCAGAACGCATTCCTGATTGTTAATAAAGATCTCATCGGAGATCCTGAAGTAACACCAACTAATCAGGGTAATGACAGCAGTGCTTTCTCACAAGGTATAAAATGGCATGAATATCCCAGACCAAGAATTTTTACAGCAGGTATTAATATTGGTATTTAA
- a CDS encoding amidohydrolase family protein, whose protein sequence is MTKLLPGFVVILLCSLPLLAQTTFPKNGVYDKRPSLYAFTNATIHTDYQTTSQNATLLVKDGIIEAVGSGIAVPAGATILDLKGKSIYPGLIDLYSSYGMPEVKTIRTSRADGPPQMESSKRGPYFWNQAIRSETEASEIFTQNAGDADALRKLGFSAVLTHVPDGIARGSGVLVTLHDGRENEVILKSKATAHYSFSKGSSRQDYPGSLMGAISLLRQTYLDADWYKKGGNKEEQNLSVESFNQLQSLPQIFEASNKLNVLRADKIGDEFGVQYIIKGSGDEYQRLEELKATNTTFIIPLNFPSAFDVQDPQDAMMIGMDDMKHWELAPANPAMLAKAGIPFALTLSNLKDKKEFWTNLRKAIQYGFSEKDALKALTATPAQLIKAEDQIGSLKKGLKANFIITSGNLFSEGTTIYENWIAGQKYTVSEMPLADIRGLYDLKVGNQSGLKLLVSGKADKPEYSIQTLADTNKIKAKVTRNNNLITLVFDTDKKNSKGETRLTGWIADKTLKGEGQTPDGTPVKWAATFKEAYKETALAKKDSVKTIDLNSLGKVSYPFMAFGSEQKLSAENVLIKNATVWTNEKDGKLENADVLIQNGKIAKVGKNLSASGVRTIDGTGKHVTPGIIDEHSHIAISNGVNEGTQAVTSEVRIGDVVNPEDINIYRQLAGGVVASQLLHGSANPIGGQSALVKLKWGASAEEMKIKNAGGFIKFALGENVKQSNWGDFNTIRFPQTRMGVEQVFMDAFTRAKEYDKAMKAFAASKNKTGLAPRRDLELEALVEILNNKRFITCHSYVQSEINMLMHVADSMGFRVNTFTHILEGYKVADKMKAHQIGGSTFADWWAYKMEVQDAIPYNAALMYKVGVTTSINSDDAEMGRRLNQEAGKTVKYGGVPEEEALKMVTLNPAKLLHLDDRMGSLAPGKDADVVLWSDHPLSIYAKAEKTFVDGVLYYDIERDVKLREELKSERARLIRKMLDAKNGGAAAESPSLKKAALYHCEDILENYEF, encoded by the coding sequence ATGACCAAATTATTACCCGGGTTCGTTGTGATATTATTATGCTCACTTCCCCTACTCGCCCAGACTACCTTTCCCAAAAATGGTGTATATGATAAACGTCCAAGTTTGTATGCTTTTACCAATGCTACCATTCACACCGATTATCAGACTACTTCGCAAAATGCTACTTTGCTGGTAAAAGATGGCATTATCGAAGCAGTAGGCAGCGGAATAGCTGTTCCGGCAGGCGCTACCATTCTTGACCTAAAAGGAAAAAGCATCTATCCGGGATTAATCGACCTGTACTCCAGTTATGGCATGCCCGAAGTGAAAACCATCCGAACCAGTCGTGCCGATGGACCGCCGCAAATGGAATCTTCTAAACGGGGACCTTATTTCTGGAACCAGGCTATTCGTAGCGAAACTGAAGCTAGTGAAATATTTACTCAGAATGCCGGTGATGCGGATGCGTTGCGGAAACTGGGTTTCAGTGCGGTCCTCACACATGTTCCAGATGGGATTGCCAGAGGTTCAGGGGTGCTGGTAACCTTGCATGACGGACGGGAAAACGAAGTAATTCTCAAATCAAAAGCAACCGCACATTATTCCTTTAGTAAGGGAAGTTCCAGACAAGATTATCCTGGTTCGCTGATGGGTGCGATCTCCTTGCTGCGCCAGACGTATCTGGATGCCGACTGGTACAAAAAGGGTGGGAATAAAGAAGAGCAGAATTTATCTGTGGAATCCTTTAACCAATTGCAAAGCCTGCCGCAGATATTTGAAGCCAGCAACAAACTCAATGTACTCCGTGCTGATAAAATCGGAGATGAGTTTGGTGTACAATATATTATCAAAGGAAGTGGCGACGAATACCAGCGTTTAGAAGAGCTGAAAGCAACCAATACTACTTTTATTATTCCGCTTAATTTTCCGTCCGCCTTTGATGTACAAGATCCGCAGGATGCCATGATGATCGGTATGGATGATATGAAACACTGGGAACTGGCTCCGGCAAATCCGGCTATGCTTGCTAAAGCCGGAATTCCTTTTGCGCTTACCTTAAGCAATCTGAAAGACAAAAAAGAGTTCTGGACAAACCTTCGGAAAGCCATTCAGTATGGCTTCAGTGAAAAAGATGCCTTAAAAGCTTTAACAGCTACCCCTGCCCAGCTTATCAAAGCGGAAGACCAGATTGGTAGCCTGAAAAAAGGTTTAAAAGCCAATTTTATTATTACCTCCGGAAATTTATTCAGCGAAGGAACGACCATTTATGAGAACTGGATAGCCGGACAAAAGTATACGGTGAGTGAAATGCCACTGGCAGATATCAGAGGCCTCTATGATCTGAAAGTAGGCAATCAAAGTGGATTAAAGCTACTCGTGAGCGGCAAAGCAGATAAACCGGAATACAGCATCCAGACACTTGCTGATACCAATAAGATAAAAGCCAAAGTGACCAGAAATAATAACCTGATCACGCTTGTTTTTGATACCGACAAAAAAAACAGCAAAGGGGAAACCAGGCTCACTGGCTGGATTGCCGACAAAACCCTGAAAGGCGAAGGTCAGACTCCGGATGGCACTCCAGTGAAATGGGCAGCCACTTTTAAAGAAGCATATAAAGAAACAGCACTTGCTAAAAAAGATTCTGTTAAAACCATTGACCTCAATAGCTTAGGCAAAGTAAGTTATCCATTTATGGCATTTGGCAGTGAACAAAAACTATCAGCAGAAAATGTATTGATCAAAAATGCTACCGTCTGGACTAACGAAAAAGATGGTAAGCTGGAAAATGCTGATGTACTGATTCAAAATGGAAAAATTGCAAAAGTAGGCAAGAACTTATCTGCTAGTGGTGTACGCACGATTGATGGTACCGGAAAACATGTTACCCCAGGAATTATTGATGAACATTCACATATTGCCATCAGCAACGGCGTAAATGAAGGTACGCAGGCAGTTACCTCAGAAGTACGGATAGGTGATGTGGTAAACCCAGAAGACATTAATATTTACCGCCAACTGGCTGGTGGCGTGGTTGCATCTCAATTATTGCATGGTTCAGCCAACCCCATTGGCGGACAATCGGCTTTGGTTAAACTGAAGTGGGGTGCTTCGGCTGAAGAAATGAAGATCAAGAATGCAGGAGGATTTATAAAATTTGCCTTGGGTGAAAACGTAAAACAATCTAACTGGGGCGACTTTAATACCATCCGTTTCCCGCAAACCAGAATGGGCGTTGAACAGGTTTTTATGGATGCTTTTACAAGAGCAAAAGAATACGACAAAGCCATGAAAGCTTTTGCTGCATCTAAAAATAAAACCGGTTTAGCCCCCAGAAGAGACCTGGAACTTGAAGCACTGGTAGAAATCCTGAACAATAAGCGTTTTATTACCTGCCATTCCTATGTACAGTCAGAAATTAATATGCTCATGCATGTAGCTGATTCTATGGGTTTTAGAGTAAACACTTTTACCCACATTCTGGAAGGTTATAAGGTGGCCGATAAAATGAAAGCACATCAGATTGGCGGTTCTACCTTTGCCGACTGGTGGGCCTATAAAATGGAAGTACAAGATGCTATTCCCTATAATGCAGCCTTGATGTACAAAGTAGGTGTTACTACTTCCATTAATTCAGATGATGCCGAAATGGGCAGACGTTTGAACCAGGAGGCTGGTAAAACAGTAAAATACGGCGGTGTTCCGGAAGAAGAAGCCTTAAAAATGGTTACGTTGAACCCAGCCAAACTGCTGCACCTGGATGACCGGATGGGAAGCCTGGCGCCAGGAAAAGATGCAGATGTAGTCCTTTGGTCTGATCATCCGCTCTCTATCTATGCCAAAGCTGAAAAAACCTTTGTAGATGGCGTTTTATACTATGATATTGAAAGAGACGTGAAATTACGGGAAGAACTCAAATCTGAACGAGCCAGATTGATCCGCAAAATGCTGGATGCCAAAAATGGAGGCGCTGCTGCTGAAAGTCCGTCATTAAAAAAAGCTGCTCTGTATCATTGCGAGGACATTCTGGAAAATTATGAGTTTTAA